Proteins encoded together in one Janthinobacterium tructae window:
- a CDS encoding FAD-dependent oxidoreductase translates to MASSTPEFIPETTQDDPVQFTTLDLQGRSHQISPVFNALELQRLQRYGTLRRFADGETLFEAGSSSFGMLVILSGRVSITRHEVLGQASLLREVGVGHFIAEVAQLSGRPTLVNGSAVGAVELLDISSESLRALIVAEAEMGERIVRALILRRVALIEANSGGPVLVGPRGNGNLFHLQSFLSSNGHPHTVLDPSTDAAAAALAERYQPTPQEWPLVVCPDGKIMKNPGNAELGRCLGMLPDLSGDKIFDVLVVGAGPAGLATAVYAASEGLTVLALEQRAYGGQAGASARIENYLGFPTGISGRALAGRAYVQAQKFGVEIATPASAANLLCDTWPLRVNLCDGTQVRARTVVLSCGARYRRPSLANLKTYEGRGVYYWASPIEAKLCKQEEIILVGGGNSAGQAAVFLSGHAAKVHMVIRGAGLAASMSSYLIERIAATPNITLHTHTEIIALEGDDDGLTGARWRNKQTGEECDCAVRRVFLFVGADPNTDWLHDCAVAVDEQGFIRTGFDVTRAECRAHGHGVYPPDLPERAALETSVPGVFAIGDVRAGSTKRVAAAVGEGAAVVSQIHGFLARLPVNSA, encoded by the coding sequence ATGGCCAGCAGCACACCCGAATTCATTCCCGAAACGACGCAGGACGATCCCGTCCAGTTCACCACACTCGACTTGCAGGGCCGCAGCCACCAGATCTCGCCCGTCTTCAATGCGCTCGAACTGCAGCGCTTGCAGCGCTATGGCACGCTGCGGCGCTTTGCCGATGGCGAGACGCTGTTCGAGGCCGGCAGCAGCAGCTTCGGCATGCTGGTGATACTGTCCGGGCGCGTCAGCATCACGCGCCACGAAGTGCTGGGCCAGGCGTCGCTGCTGCGCGAAGTGGGCGTCGGCCATTTCATTGCCGAAGTGGCGCAGTTGTCCGGCCGCCCCACCCTCGTCAACGGCAGCGCCGTGGGCGCCGTGGAATTGCTCGACATCAGCTCGGAATCCTTGCGCGCGCTGATCGTGGCCGAGGCGGAGATGGGCGAACGCATCGTGCGCGCCCTGATCCTGCGCCGCGTGGCGCTGATCGAAGCCAATTCAGGCGGCCCCGTGCTGGTGGGGCCGCGCGGCAATGGTAATCTGTTCCACCTGCAAAGCTTTCTATCGAGCAATGGCCATCCGCACACGGTGCTCGATCCGTCCACCGATGCGGCGGCCGCCGCGCTGGCCGAGCGCTACCAGCCCACGCCGCAGGAGTGGCCGCTGGTGGTCTGTCCAGACGGCAAGATCATGAAGAATCCCGGCAATGCGGAACTGGGACGCTGCCTGGGCATGTTGCCTGATTTGTCCGGCGACAAGATCTTCGACGTGCTGGTGGTGGGCGCCGGCCCCGCCGGCCTGGCCACGGCCGTGTATGCGGCCTCCGAAGGCTTGACCGTGCTGGCGCTGGAACAGCGCGCGTATGGCGGCCAGGCGGGCGCCAGCGCGCGCATCGAAAACTATCTCGGCTTTCCCACCGGCATTTCCGGTCGCGCCCTGGCGGGACGCGCCTATGTGCAGGCGCAAAAATTCGGCGTCGAGATCGCCACCCCGGCCAGCGCCGCCAACTTGCTGTGCGACACCTGGCCCCTGCGCGTCAATCTGTGCGACGGCACGCAGGTGCGCGCCCGCACGGTGGTGCTGTCCTGCGGCGCGCGCTACCGCCGCCCCTCGCTGGCGAACCTGAAAACATATGAAGGACGGGGCGTGTATTACTGGGCCTCGCCCATCGAAGCCAAGCTGTGCAAGCAGGAAGAGATCATCCTGGTCGGCGGCGGCAACTCGGCCGGCCAGGCGGCTGTGTTTCTATCCGGCCACGCGGCCAAAGTCCACATGGTGATCCGCGGCGCAGGGCTGGCGGCCAGCATGTCGAGCTACCTGATCGAGCGCATCGCCGCCACGCCCAACATCACCTTGCACACGCACACGGAAATCATCGCCCTCGAAGGCGACGACGATGGCTTGACGGGCGCCCGCTGGCGCAACAAGCAGACGGGTGAAGAATGCGATTGCGCCGTGCGCCGCGTGTTCCTCTTCGTCGGCGCCGATCCGAACACGGACTGGCTGCACGACTGCGCCGTGGCCGTCGACGAACAGGGTTTCATTCGTACGGGCTTCGACGTCACGCGCGCCGAATGCCGCGCCCACGGCCACGGGGTATATCCACCCGACCTGCCCGAGCGCGCCGCGCTGGAAACGAGCGTGCCGGGCGTCTTCGCCATCGGCGACGTGCGCGCCGGCTCGACCAAGCGCGTGGCGGCCGCCGTCGGCGAAGGCGCGGCGGTCGTTTCCCAGATTCACGGTTTTCTGGCGCGCCTGCCCGTCAACAGCGCCTAG